From Astyanax mexicanus isolate ESR-SI-001 chromosome 13, AstMex3_surface, whole genome shotgun sequence, the proteins below share one genomic window:
- the LOC103035877 gene encoding NLR family CARD domain-containing protein 3-like isoform X1 encodes MSFSGETHLEKDQRHTSDTPEPSSVSMKSNKSMEPPVYIEEGECSPDVSLFQTKGSHSPETSCVSMKSDESMDSPLKLGDKASSPVDRVQRKNSNLPSNNHLESIFKDLEDKLISQVQTELKIYKMLLSAEYSVCFETEAKDDADQSSPIEGVLKSTLNILRNMGHTDLANTLQIKMASKYQQKLKSKLTEKFKRINEGISQHGTSTLLNEIYTDLYITEGGSGKVNSEHEVRQIETASRRPATQEKPISCNDLFKDKPENQRIRTVLTNGVAGIGKTVSVQKFILDWAEGKANQHIHYIFPLPFRELNLMMEKKISLIELLGHFFPEIKELRSVNSDAHKILFIFDGLDECRLPLDFQNNESLWDVTESASVDALLTNLIKGNLFPSALLWITSRPTAANQIPPKSVDLITEIRGFSDAHKEEYFKKKIIDQTLANSIISHMKSSRSLYIMCHIPVFCWIAATVLERVLGEAETGEIPKTLTQMFTHFLIFQIKHRNQKYHEKCDHDPHETKEIILALGKLAFQQLEKGNLIFYEEDLRECGIDVSDVSAYSGVCTQIFKEEFGLHLGKVFSFVHLSVQEFLAALYAFLTFISKDGTEQLATDLSDIFNQSTMSDFLKSTVDKALQSENGHLDLFLRFLLGLSLESNQNLLQGLLTGSSFHNKEETVQYIKEKIRENPSTEKSINLFHCLNELNDHSLVEEVQTYLKGGRYISLSDLKLSPSQWSALVFVLLNSDDELEEFDLRKFYPSEEGLLRLLPVIRVSRKVVLRNCNLTEKSCAALASALSLNSSSLTELNLSNNKLLMDSGMKLLSAGLGNAHCKLKKLVLINCSITEEGYIALASALKLNPSHLRELNLSQSKPGLLGVKLLSEILEDPHCYLEKLLLRSCSLTEESCAVLASALSSNSSKLKELDVGNNALQDSGVKALSAGLKNSHCKLEYLGLYYCSITEDGYAALASALKSNPSHLRTLHLTLNDPGKCGVKMLSDLLEDPHYGLETLLV; translated from the exons GGTCCAAAGAAAAAACTCGAATCTTCCCAGCAATAATCATTTGGAGTCTATATTTAAG GATCTGGAAGACAAATTAATCTCTCAGGTGCAGACAGAGCTGAAGATCTACAAGATGCTGCTGAGTGCAGAATACTCAGTATGCTTTGAAACAGAAGCAAAGGATGATGCAGATCAGAGCTCTCCAATAGAAGGTGTTCTAAAGAGCACCCTgaacatcctgaggaacatgggGCACACAGACCTCGCTAACACACTACAAATCA AGATGGCTTCTAAATATCAGCAAAAACTCAAATCCAAACTGACTGAGAAATTTAAAAGAATTAATGAGGGAATCTCGCAGCATGGAACATCAACCCTtttgaatgagatctacacagaccTTTACATCACAGAAGGAGGAAGTGGAAAGGTTAACAGTGAACACGAGGTCAGACAGATCGAGACGGCgtccaggagaccagcaacacaggagaaACCCATCAGCTGCAATGACCTTTTTAAAGATAAACCTGAGAATCAGAgaatcagaactgtgctgaccaatggagttgctggaattggaaaaacagtctctgtgcagaagttcattctggattgggctgaaggaaaagccaatcagcaCATCCACTACATCTTCCCACTTCCTTTTAGGGAGCTGAATCTGATGATGGAGAAAAAGATCAGCCTGATTGAACTTCTTGGTCACTTTTTCCCTGAAATTAAAGAATTAAGATCAGTAAACTCTGATGCTCACAAAATCCTTTttatctttgatggtctggatgagtgtcgacttcctctagatttccagaacaatgagagcTTGTGGGATGTGACAGAATCAGCCTCAGTAGATGCGCTGCTGAccaacctcatcaaggggaatcttttcccctctgctctcctctggataaCCTCTCGAccaacagcagccaatcagatcccacCTAAGAGTGTTGATTTGATAACAGAGATACGTGGATTCAGTGATGCTCATAAAGAAGAATATTTCAAAAAGAAAATCATAGACCAGACGCTGGCCAATAGCATCATCTCACACATGAAGTcctcaagaagcctctacatcatgtgccacatccctgTCTTCTGTTGGATTGCAGCCACGGTTCTAGAGAGAGTGTTGGGTGAAGCAGAGACTGGAGAGATCCCaaagactctgactcaaatgttcacacatttcctcatctttcagatcaaacacaggAACCAAAAGTATCATGAAAAATGTGACCATGATCCTCATGAGACTAAAGAGATTATactggctctgggaaaactggctttccagcagctggagaagggcaatctgatcttctatgaggaagacctGAGAGAGTGTGGCATTGATGTTTCAGACGTGTCAGCATACTCAGGAGTTTGCACCCAGATCTTCAAAGAGGAGTTTGGGCTTCATCTTGGGAAGGTATTCAGTTTTGTTCACCTGAGTGTTCaagagtttctggctgctttatatgcatttctcacCTTCATCAGCAAAGATGGAACAGAACAGCTGGCCACTGATCTCTCTGATATTTTTAACCAGTCCACAATGTCAGACTTCCTCAAGTCCACAGTGGACAAGGCATTACAGAGCGAGAATGGACACCTGGATCTTTTCCTTCGCTTTCTtttgggtctctcactggagtccaatcaaaaTCTTTTACAAGGCCTTCTGACAGGAAGTAGTTTTCACAACAAAGAGGAAACAGTCCAATACATCAAGGAGAAGATCAGAGAGAATCCCTCTACAGAGAAATCCATTAATCttttccactgtctgaatgaactgaatgaccATTCTCTAGTGGAGGAAGTACAAACATACCTGAAAGGAGGACGTTATATTTCTCTTAGTGATCTCAAGCTCTCTCCTTcccagtggtcagctctggtgtttgtACTGCTAAACTCAGATGATGAGCTAGAAGAATTTGACCTGCGGAAATTTTATCCATCAGAGGAAGGTCTTCTGAGGCTACTACCAGTGATCAGAGTCTCCAGAAAAGTTGT ACTGCGTAACTGTAATCtcacagagaaaagctgtgcagctctggcctcagctctcagcttaAACTCTTCAAGTCTCACTGAACTAAACCTGAGTAACAATAAACTGCTGATGGATTCAGGAATGAAGCTGCTCTCTGCAGGACTGGGGAATGCACACTGTAAACTGAAGAAACTGGT CCTAATTAACTGCAGTATTACCGAGGAAGGATATATTGCTTTGGCTTCAGCTctaaaattaaatccttctcaccTGAGAGAGTTAAACCTGAGCCAGAGTAAACCTGGATTGTTAGGTGTGAAGCTGCTGTCTGAGAttctggaggatccacactgttACCTTGAGAAACTATT GTTGCGGAGTTGCAGCCTCACAGAGGAAAGCTGTGCAgttctggcttcagctctgagctCAAACTCCTCAAAGTTGAAAGAACTGGATGTAGGTAACAATGCACTTCAGGATTCAGGTGTGAAGGCTctttctgctggactgaagaattcacactgtaaactggaatACCTTGG GCTGTATTACTGCAGTATAACAGAAGATGGTTATGCTGCTCTGGCCTCTGCTCTTAAATCAAACCCTTCTCATCTGAGAACACTGCACCTGACATTAAATGATCCAGGAAAGTGTGGAGTAAAGATGCTCTCTGATTTACTTGAGGATCCGCACTATGGACTGGAAACATTACT CGTATGA
- the LOC103035877 gene encoding NACHT, LRR and PYD domains-containing protein 12-like isoform X2, with the protein MSFSGETHLEKDQRHTSDTPEPSSVSMKSNKSMEPPVYIEEGECSPDVSLFQTKGSHSPETSCVSMKSDESMDSPLKLGDKASSPVDRVQRKNSNLPSNNHLESIFKDLEDKLISQVQTELKIYKMLLSAEYSVCFETEAKDDADQSSPIEGVLKSTLNILRNMGHTDLANTLQIKMASKYQQKLKSKLTEKFKRINEGISQHGTSTLLNEIYTDLYITEGGSGKVNSEHEVRQIETASRRPATQEKPISCNDLFKDKPENQRIRTVLTNGVAGIGKTVSVQKFILDWAEGKANQHIHYIFPLPFRELNLMMEKKISLIELLGHFFPEIKELRSVNSDAHKILFIFDGLDECRLPLDFQNNESLWDVTESASVDALLTNLIKGNLFPSALLWITSRPTAANQIPPKSVDLITEIRGFSDAHKEEYFKKKIIDQTLANSIISHMKSSRSLYIMCHIPVFCWIAATVLERVLGEAETGEIPKTLTQMFTHFLIFQIKHRNQKYHEKCDHDPHETKEIILALGKLAFQQLEKGNLIFYEEDLRECGIDVSDVSAYSGVCTQIFKEEFGLHLGKVFSFVHLSVQEFLAALYAFLTFISKDGTEQLATDLSDIFNQSTMSDFLKSTVDKALQSENGHLDLFLRFLLGLSLESNQNLLQGLLTGSSFHNKEETVQYIKEKIRENPSTEKSINLFHCLNELNDHSLVEEVQTYLKGGRYISLSDLKLSPSQWSALVFVLLNSDDELEEFDLRKFYPSEEGLLRLLPVIRVSRKVVLRNCNLTEKSCAALASALSLNSSSLTELNLSNNKLLMDSGMKLLSAGLGNAHCKLKKLVLINCSITEEGYIALASALKLNPSHLRELNLSQSKPGLLGVKLLSEILEDPHCYLEKLLLRSCSLTEESCAVLASALSSNSSKLKELDVGNNALQDSGVKALSAGLKNSHCKLEYLGLYYCSITEDGYAALASALKSNPSHLRTLHLTLNDPGKCGVKMLSDLLEDPHYGLETLLLSNCSIKDEGCAALASALKSNPSHLKELNLSRSEPGDSGVRELSNLLEHPDCELEILQLKWCKITEDGCAALASALKSNPSHLKELILNDNKPGVSGVELLSNFLEDPRCKLEKLELCECNLTEENCAALALALNSNASLRQLNLSNNEMLQDSGVKQLSTGLENSQCKLEKLELYNCSITEEGCAALASAIKLNPSHLKELNLNHNKPGETGVKLLSELLEDPNYKLEKLLIKAPIS; encoded by the exons GGTCCAAAGAAAAAACTCGAATCTTCCCAGCAATAATCATTTGGAGTCTATATTTAAG GATCTGGAAGACAAATTAATCTCTCAGGTGCAGACAGAGCTGAAGATCTACAAGATGCTGCTGAGTGCAGAATACTCAGTATGCTTTGAAACAGAAGCAAAGGATGATGCAGATCAGAGCTCTCCAATAGAAGGTGTTCTAAAGAGCACCCTgaacatcctgaggaacatgggGCACACAGACCTCGCTAACACACTACAAATCA AGATGGCTTCTAAATATCAGCAAAAACTCAAATCCAAACTGACTGAGAAATTTAAAAGAATTAATGAGGGAATCTCGCAGCATGGAACATCAACCCTtttgaatgagatctacacagaccTTTACATCACAGAAGGAGGAAGTGGAAAGGTTAACAGTGAACACGAGGTCAGACAGATCGAGACGGCgtccaggagaccagcaacacaggagaaACCCATCAGCTGCAATGACCTTTTTAAAGATAAACCTGAGAATCAGAgaatcagaactgtgctgaccaatggagttgctggaattggaaaaacagtctctgtgcagaagttcattctggattgggctgaaggaaaagccaatcagcaCATCCACTACATCTTCCCACTTCCTTTTAGGGAGCTGAATCTGATGATGGAGAAAAAGATCAGCCTGATTGAACTTCTTGGTCACTTTTTCCCTGAAATTAAAGAATTAAGATCAGTAAACTCTGATGCTCACAAAATCCTTTttatctttgatggtctggatgagtgtcgacttcctctagatttccagaacaatgagagcTTGTGGGATGTGACAGAATCAGCCTCAGTAGATGCGCTGCTGAccaacctcatcaaggggaatcttttcccctctgctctcctctggataaCCTCTCGAccaacagcagccaatcagatcccacCTAAGAGTGTTGATTTGATAACAGAGATACGTGGATTCAGTGATGCTCATAAAGAAGAATATTTCAAAAAGAAAATCATAGACCAGACGCTGGCCAATAGCATCATCTCACACATGAAGTcctcaagaagcctctacatcatgtgccacatccctgTCTTCTGTTGGATTGCAGCCACGGTTCTAGAGAGAGTGTTGGGTGAAGCAGAGACTGGAGAGATCCCaaagactctgactcaaatgttcacacatttcctcatctttcagatcaaacacaggAACCAAAAGTATCATGAAAAATGTGACCATGATCCTCATGAGACTAAAGAGATTATactggctctgggaaaactggctttccagcagctggagaagggcaatctgatcttctatgaggaagacctGAGAGAGTGTGGCATTGATGTTTCAGACGTGTCAGCATACTCAGGAGTTTGCACCCAGATCTTCAAAGAGGAGTTTGGGCTTCATCTTGGGAAGGTATTCAGTTTTGTTCACCTGAGTGTTCaagagtttctggctgctttatatgcatttctcacCTTCATCAGCAAAGATGGAACAGAACAGCTGGCCACTGATCTCTCTGATATTTTTAACCAGTCCACAATGTCAGACTTCCTCAAGTCCACAGTGGACAAGGCATTACAGAGCGAGAATGGACACCTGGATCTTTTCCTTCGCTTTCTtttgggtctctcactggagtccaatcaaaaTCTTTTACAAGGCCTTCTGACAGGAAGTAGTTTTCACAACAAAGAGGAAACAGTCCAATACATCAAGGAGAAGATCAGAGAGAATCCCTCTACAGAGAAATCCATTAATCttttccactgtctgaatgaactgaatgaccATTCTCTAGTGGAGGAAGTACAAACATACCTGAAAGGAGGACGTTATATTTCTCTTAGTGATCTCAAGCTCTCTCCTTcccagtggtcagctctggtgtttgtACTGCTAAACTCAGATGATGAGCTAGAAGAATTTGACCTGCGGAAATTTTATCCATCAGAGGAAGGTCTTCTGAGGCTACTACCAGTGATCAGAGTCTCCAGAAAAGTTGT ACTGCGTAACTGTAATCtcacagagaaaagctgtgcagctctggcctcagctctcagcttaAACTCTTCAAGTCTCACTGAACTAAACCTGAGTAACAATAAACTGCTGATGGATTCAGGAATGAAGCTGCTCTCTGCAGGACTGGGGAATGCACACTGTAAACTGAAGAAACTGGT CCTAATTAACTGCAGTATTACCGAGGAAGGATATATTGCTTTGGCTTCAGCTctaaaattaaatccttctcaccTGAGAGAGTTAAACCTGAGCCAGAGTAAACCTGGATTGTTAGGTGTGAAGCTGCTGTCTGAGAttctggaggatccacactgttACCTTGAGAAACTATT GTTGCGGAGTTGCAGCCTCACAGAGGAAAGCTGTGCAgttctggcttcagctctgagctCAAACTCCTCAAAGTTGAAAGAACTGGATGTAGGTAACAATGCACTTCAGGATTCAGGTGTGAAGGCTctttctgctggactgaagaattcacactgtaaactggaatACCTTGG GCTGTATTACTGCAGTATAACAGAAGATGGTTATGCTGCTCTGGCCTCTGCTCTTAAATCAAACCCTTCTCATCTGAGAACACTGCACCTGACATTAAATGATCCAGGAAAGTGTGGAGTAAAGATGCTCTCTGATTTACTTGAGGATCCGCACTATGGACTGGAAACATTACT TCTATCTAATTGCAGTATTAAAgatgaaggctgtgctgctctggcttcagctctaaaaTCAAATCCCTCTCACCTAAAAGAGCTCAATTTGAGCCGCAGTGaaccaggagattcaggagtgaggGAGCTCTCTAATCTACTGGAGCATCCAGACTGTGAACTGGAGATACTACA ACTGAAATGGTGCAAAATTACAGAGGATGGTTGTGCTGCATTGGCTTCAGCTCtaaaatcaaacccctcacatCTGAAAGAGCTGATTCTGAATGACAATAAACCAGGAGTGTCAGGAGTTGAGCTTCTCTCTAATTTTCTGGAGGATCCACgctgcaaactggagaaactgga GCTGTGTGAGTGTAACCTCACAGAAGAAAACTGTGCGGCTCTGGCTTTAGCTCTCAACTCAAACGCAAGTTTGAGACAACTTAACCTGAGCAACAACGAAAtgctgcaggattcaggagtaaagcagctctCCACTGGACTGGAGAATTCCCagtgtaaactggagaaactgga GCTGTATAACTGTAGTATTACAgaggaaggctgtgctgctttggCCTCAGCTATTAAACtgaacccctcccacctgaaagagctgaaCCTGAACCACAATAAACCAGGGGAGACAGGAGTGAAGCTGCTGTCTGAACTTTTGGAAGATCCAAACTATAAATTGGAGAAACTACT CATCAAGGCACCAATCAGCTGA